Proteins encoded within one genomic window of [Enterobacter] lignolyticus SCF1:
- a CDS encoding LuxR C-terminal-related transcriptional regulator, producing the protein MFDSLENAGESRQLFLITHPSVQANAFASYLSDILSVSVDVHNINKPLVQHVARGTVILFDIAVSNKKLNGIWRDIIQSQVENPRLLIINSEQKYELYEMAKWPALYGVFRHDDDGSRLIEGVKAVLNGEQTAELSVMHPAMYAAEQSSGEAENIPLTERECEILNELRCGATNMDIARALFISENTVRTHLYNVFRKLSVKNRTQAVSWANENLRH; encoded by the coding sequence ATGTTTGATTCTTTAGAGAATGCAGGCGAGTCACGACAGCTATTTCTTATCACCCATCCTTCCGTTCAGGCAAATGCATTTGCTAGCTATCTGTCTGATATTCTTTCAGTTTCTGTTGATGTGCATAATATTAATAAGCCACTGGTGCAGCATGTCGCTCGCGGCACGGTGATCCTGTTTGATATCGCCGTGTCGAATAAAAAACTGAATGGGATCTGGCGGGATATTATTCAATCGCAGGTAGAGAATCCACGTTTGCTTATTATTAATAGTGAGCAAAAGTATGAGCTATACGAAATGGCGAAATGGCCTGCGCTGTATGGCGTATTCCGCCATGACGATGATGGATCGCGCTTAATTGAGGGCGTCAAGGCCGTGCTGAACGGCGAGCAGACGGCTGAATTGAGCGTGATGCACCCGGCGATGTATGCCGCGGAACAATCATCAGGCGAGGCTGAGAATATTCCGCTGACGGAGCGGGAGTGTGAGATCCTTAACGAATTACGCTGCGGCGCAACAAATATGGATATTGCGCGTGCGCTGTTCATTAGCGAAAACACGGTGCGTACGCATCTTTATAATGTTTTTCGTAAGTTAAGCGTTAAAAACCGCACCCAGGCGGTCAGCTGGGCGAACGAGAATCTGCGCCACTGA
- a CDS encoding YggT family protein has translation MKTLTFLLSTVIELYTMVMLLRVWLQWARCDFYNPFSQFVVKATQPVVGPLRRVIPSMGPIDSSSLLVAFVLCVLKAIVLFMVITFQPIIWIAAVLILLKTIGLLIFWVLLVMAVMSWVSQGRSPVEFVLMQLADPLLRPIRNLLPSMGGIDFSPMILVLLLYVINMGIAELLQATGNMLLPGLWMAL, from the coding sequence ATGAAGACGTTGACTTTCCTGCTCTCAACGGTCATTGAGCTGTACACGATGGTGATGCTGCTGCGCGTCTGGCTGCAGTGGGCGCGCTGTGATTTTTACAACCCCTTCTCCCAGTTTGTGGTGAAGGCGACCCAGCCCGTCGTCGGGCCGCTGCGCCGCGTTATTCCGTCCATGGGGCCGATTGACAGCTCCTCGCTGCTGGTAGCGTTCGTCCTGTGCGTTCTCAAGGCTATCGTGCTGTTCATGGTCATCACCTTCCAGCCGATTATCTGGATTGCCGCCGTTCTGATTCTGCTGAAAACCATCGGCCTGCTGATTTTCTGGGTGCTGCTGGTGATGGCGGTGATGAGCTGGGTAAGCCAGGGCCGCAGCCCGGTAGAGTTTGTGCTGATGCAGCTCGCCGATCCGCTGCTGCGCCCGATTCGCAACCTGCTGCCGTCAATGGGCGGTATTGATTTCTCGCCGATGATCCTTGTCCTGCTGCTGTACGTGATTAACATGGGCATCGCCGAACTGCTACAGGCCACGGGCAACATGCTGCTGCCGGGGCTGTGGATGGCGCTATGA
- the rsmE gene encoding 16S rRNA (uracil(1498)-N(3))-methyltransferase, translating to MRIPRIYHPEPVTVGQQMALSDDAANHVGRVLRMGIGQAIQLFDGSNQLFDAEIVHADKKSVRVTVLKGETDDRESPLHIHLGQVMSRGEKMEFTIQKSIELGVSLITPLFSERCGVKLDAERLNKKIQQWQKIAIAACEQCGRNRIPEIRPAMDLEQWCAEQDDALKLNLHPRASASINTLPQPVERVRLLIGPEGGLSADEIAMTARYRFTDILLGPRVLRTETTALTAITALQVRFGDLG from the coding sequence ATGCGCATTCCCCGCATCTATCACCCTGAACCTGTCACCGTGGGCCAGCAGATGGCCCTTTCCGACGACGCCGCAAACCATGTAGGCCGCGTGCTGCGCATGGGCATCGGCCAGGCTATTCAGCTGTTCGACGGCAGTAATCAGCTGTTTGACGCCGAAATTGTCCACGCCGATAAAAAAAGCGTACGGGTTACGGTGCTGAAGGGGGAAACCGACGATCGCGAATCGCCGCTGCATATCCACCTGGGCCAGGTGATGTCCCGCGGCGAAAAAATGGAATTCACCATCCAGAAATCGATCGAACTGGGTGTAAGCCTCATTACGCCACTTTTTTCCGAGCGCTGCGGCGTTAAACTGGATGCTGAACGTCTGAACAAAAAGATCCAACAGTGGCAAAAGATCGCCATCGCCGCCTGCGAGCAGTGCGGCCGCAATCGGATCCCGGAGATCCGTCCGGCGATGGATCTGGAACAGTGGTGCGCCGAGCAGGATGACGCGTTAAAGCTCAATCTGCATCCTCGCGCCAGCGCCAGCATCAACACGCTGCCGCAGCCGGTCGAGCGCGTACGTCTGCTGATCGGCCCTGAAGGCGGGCTGTCGGCGGATGAAATCGCCATGACCGCCCGCTACCGGTTTACTGATATCCTGTTGGGACCCCGCGTTCTGCGTACTGAGACCACTGCGCTCACCGCCATTACCGCACTGCAGGTGCGCTTCGGCGACCTGGGCTAA
- a CDS encoding YqgE/AlgH family protein, which produces MNLQHHFLIAMPALQDPMFRRSVVYICEYNDDGAMGIIINKPMENLKVEGILEKLKIAPESRDPAIKLDKPVMLGGPLAEDRGFILHTPPAMFSSSIRISDNTVITTSRDVLETLGTAGQPSEVLVALGYASWEKGQLEQEILDNTWLTAPADMNILFKTPIADRWRDAAKLIGIDIQTMPGVAGHA; this is translated from the coding sequence ATGAATTTACAGCACCACTTTCTGATTGCCATGCCTGCTCTCCAGGATCCGATGTTCCGTCGCTCCGTCGTCTACATTTGTGAATATAACGACGATGGCGCAATGGGGATCATCATCAATAAACCAATGGAAAATCTGAAGGTTGAAGGGATTCTGGAAAAATTGAAGATCGCGCCAGAGTCGCGCGACCCGGCGATCAAACTGGATAAACCGGTGATGCTTGGCGGCCCGCTGGCGGAGGATCGCGGCTTTATCCTGCATACGCCTCCGGCGATGTTTTCCTCCAGCATTCGTATTTCCGACAACACCGTGATTACCACCTCCCGCGACGTACTGGAAACGCTCGGTACCGCCGGGCAGCCCTCTGAAGTGCTGGTCGCGCTTGGTTACGCCTCCTGGGAAAAGGGCCAGCTTGAGCAGGAGATCCTCGATAACACCTGGCTCACCGCGCCTGCGGACATGAATATTCTGTTTAAAACGCCGATCGCCGACCGCTGGCGCGACGCGGCAAAGCTTATCGGTATTGATATCCAGACGATGCCTGGCGTCGCGGGGCACGCCTGA
- the gshB gene encoding glutathione synthase, which yields MIKLGIVMDPIAKINIKKDSSFAMLLEAQRRGYELHYMEMNDLYLINGEARAHTRTLSVEQNYDGWYSFTGEQDLALADLDVILMRKDPPFDTEYIYATYILERAEEKGTLIVNKPQSLRDCNEKLFTAWFADLTPETLVTRSKAQLKAFWEKHGDIILKPLDGMGGASIFRVKQGDPNLSVIAETLTELGSRYCMAQNYLPAIKDGDKRVLVVDGEPVPYCLARIPQGGETRGNLAAGGRGEPRPLSESDWEIARKVAPTLKEKGLIFVGLDIIGDRLTEINVTSPTCIREIEAEFPISITGMLMDAIEKRLQK from the coding sequence ATGATTAAGCTCGGCATCGTGATGGACCCCATCGCGAAGATCAACATCAAAAAAGATTCCAGCTTCGCTATGTTGCTGGAAGCGCAGCGTCGCGGCTACGAACTCCACTATATGGAGATGAACGATCTCTACCTCATCAACGGTGAGGCCCGCGCCCATACCCGCACCCTGAGCGTCGAGCAAAATTACGATGGCTGGTACAGCTTTACCGGCGAGCAGGATTTGGCCCTGGCCGATCTCGACGTTATCCTGATGCGTAAGGATCCGCCGTTTGATACCGAGTATATCTACGCCACCTATATCCTTGAACGCGCCGAAGAGAAAGGCACGCTTATTGTCAACAAGCCGCAGAGCCTGCGCGACTGCAACGAAAAGCTGTTTACCGCCTGGTTTGCCGACCTGACGCCGGAAACGCTGGTGACCCGCAGCAAGGCGCAGCTGAAAGCGTTCTGGGAAAAGCACGGCGATATCATCCTCAAGCCGCTGGATGGCATGGGCGGCGCGTCGATTTTCCGCGTGAAGCAGGGCGACCCGAACCTGTCGGTGATTGCCGAAACGCTGACGGAGCTCGGCAGCCGCTATTGCATGGCGCAGAACTACCTGCCGGCCATCAAAGACGGCGACAAGCGCGTCCTGGTGGTTGACGGCGAGCCGGTGCCTTACTGCCTGGCGCGCATTCCGCAGGGCGGAGAAACCCGCGGCAATCTGGCCGCAGGCGGCCGCGGCGAACCGCGCCCGCTCTCCGAGAGCGACTGGGAGATTGCCCGTAAGGTGGCGCCGACGCTAAAAGAAAAAGGCCTGATTTTCGTCGGCCTCGACATCATTGGCGATCGCCTGACGGAAATTAACGTCACCAGCCCTACCTGCATCCGCGAAATCGAAGCAGAATTCCCGATTTCCATCACCGGTATGCTGATGGACGCAATCGAAAAGCGTCTGCAAAAGTAA
- a CDS encoding type IV pilus twitching motility protein PilT, which translates to MDMQEIVSLSVKHNVSDLHLCSCMQARWRREGRLEPAPFPSPDLPMLLDGWLNAAQQRQWREDRQVDFAVDAGGGQRLRGNASVHCRGVSVVLRLLPVSCPQLSTLGAPAAIPSLLDAESGIILVTGATGSGKSTTLAAMVDSLNQQRDGHILTLEDPVEFVHHSARCLIEQREVGLHCASYAAALRSALRQDPDVLLLGELRDAETIRLALTAAETGHLVLATLHTRGAAQAVERLIDSFPAGEKETVRSQLAGSLCAVLAQKLLPGRLGGRVALYELLINTAATASLIREGKTHQLAGVMQTGQQAGMQTYAQSHQQRIAEGKM; encoded by the coding sequence ATGGATATGCAGGAAATTGTGTCCCTTAGTGTAAAGCATAACGTTTCGGATCTACACCTGTGTAGTTGCATGCAGGCGCGCTGGCGGCGAGAAGGGCGTCTCGAGCCCGCGCCTTTTCCGTCGCCGGATCTCCCTATGCTGCTCGACGGCTGGCTTAATGCGGCGCAGCAGCGGCAGTGGCGCGAGGATCGCCAGGTGGATTTTGCCGTGGATGCCGGAGGCGGTCAGCGCCTTCGCGGCAATGCGTCCGTGCACTGTCGGGGCGTTTCGGTGGTTCTGCGCCTGCTGCCGGTCTCCTGCCCGCAGCTTTCGACGCTGGGGGCGCCTGCGGCGATCCCTTCGCTGCTCGACGCCGAGAGCGGGATTATTCTGGTGACCGGCGCGACCGGCAGCGGCAAGTCCACGACGCTTGCCGCGATGGTGGATTCTCTTAACCAGCAGCGGGACGGGCATATTCTCACGCTTGAAGATCCGGTGGAGTTTGTCCATCACAGCGCGCGGTGTCTGATTGAGCAACGGGAGGTGGGTTTGCACTGCGCGTCCTATGCCGCCGCGCTGCGAAGCGCATTGCGCCAGGACCCGGATGTTCTGCTGCTGGGAGAGCTGCGTGATGCTGAAACTATCCGTCTGGCGCTGACGGCGGCGGAAACCGGCCATCTGGTACTGGCGACCCTGCACACCCGCGGCGCGGCGCAGGCCGTGGAGCGGCTCATTGACAGCTTCCCTGCCGGGGAAAAAGAGACCGTCCGCAGCCAGCTTGCCGGTAGCCTGTGCGCGGTGCTGGCGCAGAAGCTGCTGCCCGGCAGGCTGGGGGGAAGGGTGGCGCTGTATGAGCTGCTGATCAACACCGCGGCGACCGCTAGCTTGATTCGCGAGGGGAAAACGCACCAGCTGGCAGGCGTGATGCAGACAGGGCAGCAGGCCGGGATGCAAACCTACGCCCAAAGCCATCAGCAGCGGATTGCCGAGGGAAAAATGTAA
- the yggU gene encoding DUF167 family protein YggU, whose product MSAVETCSDGLILRLYIQPKASRDSLVGLHGDELKVAITAPPVDGQANAHLVKFLAKQFRVAKSQVIIEKGELGRHKQVRIIHPHQIPTNVAALTN is encoded by the coding sequence ATGAGTGCTGTCGAAACCTGTAGCGACGGGCTTATCTTACGGCTGTATATTCAGCCGAAAGCCAGCCGCGACAGCCTGGTGGGGCTGCATGGCGACGAACTCAAAGTCGCCATTACCGCCCCGCCGGTAGACGGACAGGCCAACGCGCATCTGGTCAAATTCCTCGCTAAACAGTTTCGCGTGGCGAAAAGCCAGGTGATAATCGAGAAAGGCGAGCTCGGTCGCCACAAGCAGGTCAGAATTATTCATCCGCACCAGATCCCGACGAACGTCGCGGCGCTAACGAATTAG
- the ruvX gene encoding Holliday junction resolvase RuvX encodes MSGTLIAFDFGTKSIGVAVGQRITGTARPLSALKAQDGTPDWNAVEKILTEWQPDAVIVGLPLNMDGTEQPLTARARKFANKLHGRFGVKIELHDERLSTVEARAGLFEHGGYRALNKGRVDSASAVIILESYFEQGY; translated from the coding sequence ATGAGCGGTACGCTGATAGCCTTCGATTTTGGCACCAAAAGTATTGGCGTTGCCGTCGGGCAGCGCATTACCGGCACCGCCCGCCCGCTCAGCGCGCTAAAAGCCCAGGACGGCACCCCCGACTGGAACGCCGTTGAGAAAATTTTAACCGAGTGGCAGCCGGACGCGGTTATCGTCGGGCTGCCGCTGAATATGGACGGCACCGAGCAGCCGCTGACCGCGCGCGCGCGCAAATTTGCCAACAAGCTGCATGGCCGCTTTGGCGTCAAAATTGAGCTGCACGACGAACGGTTAAGTACGGTTGAAGCCCGCGCTGGGCTGTTTGAACACGGCGGCTACCGGGCGCTGAACAAAGGCCGCGTCGATTCGGCGTCGGCGGTCATTATCCTCGAAAGTTATTTCGAGCAGGGTTACTAA
- the hemW gene encoding radical SAM family heme chaperone HemW: MHKPPLSLYIHIPWCVQKCPYCDFNSHALKGEVPHDDYVQHLLADLDNETAYAQGRDVKSIFIGGGTPSLLSGAAMQTLLDGVRARLNLAADAEITMEANPGTVEADRFVDYQRAGVNRISIGVQSFSEPKLKRLGRIHGPQEAKRAANLASGLGLRSFNLDLMHGLPDQSLEEALDDLRQAIALNPPHLSWYQLTIEPNTLFGSRPPVLPDDDALWDIFEQGHQLLTAAGYQQYETSAYAKPGFQCQHNLNYWRFGDYLGIGCGAHGKITFPDGRILRTTKTRHPRGYMQGRYLENQRDVDDADKPFEFFMNRFRLLEPAPRAEFARYTGLCESVIRGQLDEAIAQGYLTEDAQCWQITEHGKLFLNSLLELFLAE; encoded by the coding sequence ATGCACAAACCGCCTCTGAGCCTCTACATTCATATTCCCTGGTGCGTGCAGAAATGCCCGTACTGCGACTTCAACTCGCACGCGCTGAAGGGCGAAGTGCCGCACGACGACTACGTCCAGCATCTGCTTGCCGATCTGGATAACGAGACGGCGTACGCGCAGGGACGTGACGTGAAGAGCATTTTCATCGGCGGCGGAACGCCCAGCCTGCTGTCGGGCGCGGCGATGCAGACGCTGCTCGACGGCGTGCGCGCGCGCCTGAACCTGGCGGCGGATGCGGAAATCACCATGGAGGCCAACCCGGGAACCGTGGAGGCCGATCGCTTTGTCGACTACCAGCGCGCCGGCGTGAACCGTATTTCGATAGGCGTGCAGAGCTTCAGCGAGCCTAAGCTTAAGCGTCTGGGGCGCATCCACGGGCCGCAGGAAGCCAAACGCGCGGCGAATCTGGCAAGCGGCCTTGGGCTTCGCAGCTTTAATCTCGACTTAATGCACGGTCTGCCGGACCAGTCTCTGGAAGAGGCGCTGGATGATTTGCGCCAGGCCATTGCGCTTAACCCGCCGCACCTGTCGTGGTATCAGTTGACCATTGAGCCGAACACGCTGTTTGGCTCGCGACCGCCGGTGCTGCCGGACGACGACGCGCTGTGGGACATCTTCGAGCAGGGTCATCAGCTGCTGACGGCAGCAGGCTACCAGCAGTATGAAACCTCGGCGTATGCGAAACCGGGTTTCCAGTGCCAGCACAACCTGAACTACTGGCGCTTCGGCGACTATCTGGGCATTGGCTGCGGCGCGCATGGCAAGATCACCTTTCCGGACGGGCGCATTCTGCGTACCACCAAAACGCGCCACCCGCGCGGCTATATGCAGGGGCGGTATCTGGAAAACCAGCGCGACGTCGACGATGCCGACAAACCGTTTGAATTTTTTATGAACCGTTTTCGTTTACTGGAACCCGCGCCGCGCGCCGAATTCGCGCGCTATACCGGGCTTTGCGAAAGCGTGATTCGCGGGCAGCTTGATGAAGCCATCGCGCAGGGCTATCTGACTGAGGACGCGCAGTGCTGGCAAATTACCGAGCACGGTAAGCTGTTCCTGAATTCCCTTCTGGAACTGTTCCTCGCCGAGTAA
- the endA gene encoding deoxyribonuclease I, whose product MSRFPIFAMTLIATTLSGQALAEGINSFSQAKAAGVKVNADVPGDFYCGCKINWQGKKGVIDLESCGYKVRKNEDRASRVEWEHVVPAWQFGHQRQCWQDGGRKNCAKDPVYRQMESDMHNLQPAVGEVNGDRGNFMYGQWNGGEGQYGQCAMKVDFKDKVAEPPERARGAIARTYFYMRDRYNLTLSRQQTQLFTAWDKQYPVTGWECQRDERIAAVQGNHNPYVQRACQAQKS is encoded by the coding sequence ATGTCCCGTTTCCCCATTTTCGCGATGACGCTCATCGCCACTACGCTCTCCGGCCAGGCTCTGGCCGAGGGCATCAACAGCTTCTCGCAGGCAAAAGCCGCGGGGGTCAAAGTGAATGCCGACGTACCCGGCGATTTCTACTGCGGCTGTAAAATCAACTGGCAGGGTAAGAAAGGCGTTATCGACCTGGAATCCTGCGGCTACAAAGTGCGCAAAAACGAGGATCGCGCCAGCCGGGTGGAATGGGAGCATGTGGTTCCCGCCTGGCAGTTTGGCCACCAGCGCCAGTGCTGGCAGGACGGCGGGCGGAAAAACTGCGCCAAAGACCCGGTTTATCGCCAGATGGAAAGCGATATGCACAACCTGCAGCCTGCCGTCGGCGAAGTGAACGGCGATCGCGGCAACTTTATGTACGGCCAGTGGAACGGCGGTGAAGGCCAGTACGGCCAGTGCGCAATGAAGGTGGATTTTAAAGACAAGGTCGCCGAGCCGCCCGAGCGCGCCCGCGGCGCCATCGCCCGCACCTACTTCTACATGCGCGACCGCTATAACCTGACGCTCTCCCGCCAGCAAACGCAGCTTTTCACCGCCTGGGATAAACAATATCCGGTCACCGGCTGGGAGTGCCAGCGCGACGAACGCATCGCCGCAGTCCAGGGCAACCACAACCCATACGTCCAGCGCGCTTGCCAGGCGCAAAAGAGCTAA
- a CDS encoding sugar porter family MFS transporter, whose product MPGNIKQGRSNKAITFFVCFLAALAGLLFGLDIGVIAGALPFITHEFQISPHTQEWVVSSMMFGAAVGAIGSGWLSYRMGRKKSLMIGAILFVIGSLCSAAAPNVEVLIISRVLLGLAVGVASYTAPLYLSEIAPEKIRGSMISMYQLMITIGILGAYLSDTAFSYSGEWRWMLGVIIIPAILLLIGVFFLPDSPRWYAAKRRFNDAERVLMRLRDTSAEARKELDEIRESLKVKQSGWALFKDNSNFRRAVFLGVLLQVMQQFTGMNVIMYYAPKIFELAGYANTNEQMWGTVIVGLTNVLATFIAIGLVDRWGRKPTLILGFIVMAVGMGVLGSMMHIGIHSAAMQYVAVLMLLLFIVGFAMSAGPLIWVLCSEIQPLKGRDFGITCSTATNWIANMIVGATFLTMLNSLGSANTFWVYGALNVLFIVLTLWLIPETKNVSLEHIERNLMQGRPLREIGARD is encoded by the coding sequence ATGCCTGGCAATATAAAACAGGGGCGTTCGAACAAGGCGATTACGTTCTTTGTCTGTTTTCTCGCCGCCCTGGCAGGACTTCTTTTCGGCCTTGATATCGGCGTGATTGCGGGGGCCTTACCGTTTATCACCCACGAATTTCAGATAAGCCCCCACACCCAGGAGTGGGTCGTGAGCTCAATGATGTTCGGCGCCGCCGTCGGCGCGATCGGCAGCGGCTGGCTCTCCTACCGTATGGGACGCAAGAAAAGCCTGATGATCGGCGCCATCCTGTTCGTCATCGGCTCGCTGTGCTCCGCCGCCGCGCCGAACGTCGAAGTGCTGATTATCTCCCGCGTGCTGCTGGGTCTCGCGGTCGGCGTGGCGTCCTACACCGCGCCGCTGTATCTGTCTGAAATCGCGCCGGAGAAAATCCGCGGCAGCATGATTTCCATGTATCAGCTGATGATCACCATCGGTATTCTCGGCGCTTACCTGTCCGATACCGCTTTCAGCTACAGCGGCGAATGGCGCTGGATGCTCGGCGTTATCATCATCCCGGCGATCCTGCTGCTGATCGGCGTCTTCTTCCTGCCCGACAGCCCGCGCTGGTATGCGGCAAAGCGCCGCTTTAACGATGCGGAGCGGGTGCTGATGCGTCTGCGCGACACCAGCGCTGAAGCGAGAAAAGAGCTCGATGAAATCCGTGAAAGCCTGAAGGTAAAACAGAGCGGCTGGGCGCTGTTCAAAGACAACAGCAACTTCCGCCGCGCAGTGTTCCTCGGCGTGCTGCTGCAGGTGATGCAGCAGTTTACCGGTATGAACGTCATCATGTACTACGCGCCGAAAATCTTCGAACTGGCCGGTTACGCCAATACCAACGAGCAGATGTGGGGCACCGTTATCGTCGGCCTGACCAACGTGCTGGCAACCTTTATCGCTATCGGCCTTGTTGACCGCTGGGGGCGTAAGCCAACGCTTATCCTCGGCTTTATCGTGATGGCCGTCGGCATGGGCGTGCTGGGCAGCATGATGCATATCGGCATCCACTCCGCCGCCATGCAGTATGTCGCCGTTCTGATGCTGCTGCTGTTTATCGTCGGTTTCGCAATGAGCGCCGGGCCGCTTATCTGGGTGCTGTGTTCTGAAATTCAGCCGCTGAAAGGCCGCGACTTTGGTATTACCTGTTCTACCGCAACCAACTGGATCGCTAACATGATCGTCGGCGCTACCTTCCTGACCATGCTCAACTCGCTGGGCAGCGCCAATACCTTCTGGGTGTACGGCGCGCTGAACGTGCTGTTCATCGTCCTGACGCTGTGGCTCATTCCGGAAACGAAAAACGTGTCTCTGGAGCATATCGAACGCAATCTGATGCAGGGCCGTCCGCTGCGCGAAATCGGCGCCCGCGACTAA
- a CDS encoding YggS family pyridoxal phosphate-dependent enzyme, with product MNDIAHNLAQVRDKISAAAAQCGRAPEEVTLLAVSKTKPVSAVEEAIAAGQRAFGENYVQEGVEKIRHFQQAGATGLQWHFIGPLQSNKSRLVAEHFDWCHTVDRLRIASRLSEQRPADMAPLNVLIQVNISDEDSKSGIPPEAVDELAAEVAALPGLVLRGLMAIPAPESEYVRQFAVAQRMAVAFGRLKAQYATVDTLSLGMSDDMEAAIAAGSTMVRIGTAIFGARDYTKQ from the coding sequence ATGAACGACATTGCGCATAACCTGGCACAGGTCCGGGATAAAATCTCAGCCGCCGCGGCACAATGCGGCCGCGCTCCAGAAGAAGTGACGCTGCTTGCAGTCAGTAAAACGAAACCTGTAAGCGCCGTCGAAGAAGCCATCGCCGCAGGTCAGCGCGCGTTTGGCGAAAACTACGTTCAGGAAGGGGTGGAGAAAATCCGCCATTTCCAGCAGGCCGGAGCGACGGGCCTGCAGTGGCACTTTATCGGCCCGCTGCAGTCCAACAAAAGCCGTCTGGTCGCCGAGCACTTCGACTGGTGCCATACCGTCGACAGGCTGCGTATCGCCAGCCGCCTGAGCGAGCAGCGTCCGGCGGACATGGCGCCGCTTAACGTACTGATTCAGGTCAATATCAGCGATGAGGACAGCAAGTCCGGCATTCCCCCTGAGGCCGTCGATGAACTGGCCGCCGAAGTGGCGGCGCTGCCCGGCCTGGTGCTTCGTGGGTTAATGGCCATCCCGGCGCCAGAGTCAGAATATGTAAGGCAGTTTGCGGTAGCCCAGCGAATGGCGGTAGCATTCGGGCGACTGAAAGCGCAATACGCCACGGTGGATACGCTCTCTCTGGGCATGTCTGATGATATGGAAGCCGCGATTGCGGCGGGTAGCACGATGGTTCGCATTGGCACCGCCATTTTCGGTGCCCGCGATTACACAAAACAATAA
- a CDS encoding XTP/dITP diphosphatase has protein sequence MQKVVLATGNAGKVRELASLLSDFGLDVVAQTELNVESAEETGLTFLENAILKARHAAQITGLPAIADDSGLAVDALGGAPGIYSARYSGVDATDRQNLEKLLVALKDVPDAQRQAQFHCALVYLRHAEDPTPIVCLGRWPGVITHAPSGNGGFGYDPIFYVPGEGKTAAELTREEKSAISHRGQALKQLLNALRNG, from the coding sequence ATGCAAAAAGTTGTCCTCGCCACCGGTAACGCCGGTAAAGTGCGTGAGCTCGCCTCGCTGCTGAGCGATTTTGGTCTGGACGTCGTTGCCCAGACCGAGCTGAACGTTGAATCCGCTGAAGAAACCGGCCTGACGTTTCTCGAAAACGCCATACTGAAAGCGCGCCACGCCGCGCAGATTACCGGCCTGCCCGCCATTGCCGACGACTCTGGGCTGGCGGTCGATGCGCTGGGCGGCGCGCCTGGGATCTACTCCGCGCGCTATTCAGGCGTTGACGCCACCGATCGGCAAAACCTTGAGAAGCTGCTGGTGGCGCTGAAAGACGTCCCCGACGCGCAGCGCCAGGCGCAGTTCCACTGCGCGCTGGTCTATCTGCGCCATGCGGAGGATCCCACACCGATCGTCTGCCTCGGACGCTGGCCTGGCGTAATTACCCACGCCCCTTCCGGCAACGGCGGCTTCGGCTACGACCCGATTTTCTACGTACCGGGCGAAGGTAAAACCGCCGCCGAGTTAACCCGTGAAGAAAAGAGCGCCATCTCGCACCGCGGGCAGGCGCTGAAACAGTTACTAAACGCATTACGTAATGGCTGA
- a CDS encoding SprT family zinc-dependent metalloprotease: MKTPRLPFALQQAVMRSLREKLAQANLRLGRSYPEPALSWKQRGTSAGTAWLQEYEIRLNPVLLLENQQAFIEEVVPHELAHLLVWKHFGRVAPHGKEWKWMMESVLGVPARRTHQFELDSVRKNTFPYRCRCQQHQLTVRRHNRVVRGEAVYRCVRCGDPLVAEK, translated from the coding sequence ATGAAAACCCCCCGTCTTCCTTTCGCCCTGCAACAGGCCGTTATGCGCAGCCTGCGGGAAAAGCTCGCCCAGGCAAACCTCAGACTTGGCCGCTCTTATCCTGAACCTGCGCTGAGCTGGAAACAGCGCGGCACCTCCGCCGGTACGGCGTGGCTACAGGAGTATGAAATTCGCCTCAACCCGGTGCTGCTGCTGGAAAATCAGCAGGCGTTCATTGAGGAAGTCGTCCCCCACGAACTGGCGCACCTGCTGGTGTGGAAGCACTTTGGCCGCGTCGCGCCGCACGGCAAGGAGTGGAAATGGATGATGGAGAGCGTGCTCGGCGTCCCCGCCAGACGCACTCACCAGTTCGAACTGGACTCCGTGCGCAAAAACACCTTTCCCTACCGCTGCCGGTGCCAGCAGCATCAGCTCACCGTCCGCCGCCATAACCGCGTCGTGCGCGGCGAAGCCGTTTACCGCTGCGTTCGCTGCGGCGATCCGCTGGTGGCGGAAAAGTAA